In Paracoccus jeotgali, the following are encoded in one genomic region:
- a CDS encoding O-acetylhomoserine aminocarboxypropyltransferase/cysteine synthase family protein → MTDQLGFDTRAVHAGTPADPATGARQVPIYQTTAYVFRDAEHAANLFALKEVGFIYSRLTNPTVGALQARIADLEGGAGAVCCSSGHAAQILALFPLMGPGLNIVASNRLYGGTITQFSQSIKRFGWGCKFVDLDDPEAVKAAIDDDTRAIFCESISNPAGYPTDIPAIAAIADAAGIPLIVDNTLATPYLCRPIEMGATLVVHSLTKYMTGNGTVTGGVVVDSGRFDWSASDKFPSLSAPEPAYHGLQFHKALGPMAFTFHGIAIGLRDLGMTMNPQGAHYTLMGIETLALRMPRHVENAQKVAEWLEADPRVTSVSHSGLASSPWHDRAKRLYPKGVGGLFTFSLKGGYDAAVKLVGNLKLFSHVANLGDARSLVIHSASTTHSQLSDEQKIASGAGPDVVRLSIGVEDADDLIADLDQALSAAS, encoded by the coding sequence ATGACCGACCAGTTGGGCTTCGATACCCGCGCCGTCCACGCCGGCACCCCCGCCGATCCCGCCACCGGGGCGCGGCAGGTGCCGATCTATCAGACGACCGCCTATGTATTTCGCGACGCCGAACACGCCGCCAACCTGTTCGCGTTGAAAGAGGTGGGCTTCATCTATTCGCGGCTGACCAACCCCACGGTGGGCGCACTGCAGGCCCGCATCGCGGATCTGGAAGGCGGGGCCGGGGCGGTCTGCTGCTCGTCCGGCCATGCCGCGCAGATCCTCGCGCTGTTTCCGCTAATGGGTCCGGGGCTGAACATCGTCGCGTCAAACCGGCTCTATGGCGGCACGATCACCCAGTTCAGCCAGAGCATCAAGCGCTTTGGCTGGGGCTGCAAATTCGTCGATCTGGACGATCCCGAGGCGGTCAAGGCGGCCATCGACGACGACACCCGCGCGATCTTCTGCGAGTCGATCTCGAACCCCGCCGGCTATCCGACCGACATTCCGGCCATCGCCGCCATCGCCGACGCGGCAGGGATTCCGCTGATCGTGGACAACACGCTGGCCACCCCTTATCTGTGCCGCCCGATCGAGATGGGGGCGACGCTGGTCGTCCACAGCCTGACCAAATACATGACCGGCAACGGCACCGTGACCGGCGGCGTGGTCGTGGACAGCGGGCGCTTCGACTGGTCGGCCTCGGACAAGTTCCCGTCGCTGTCGGCGCCAGAGCCGGCCTATCACGGGCTGCAGTTCCACAAGGCGTTGGGGCCCATGGCCTTTACCTTCCACGGCATCGCCATCGGTCTGCGCGACCTGGGCATGACCATGAACCCGCAAGGCGCGCATTACACGCTGATGGGGATCGAGACGCTGGCCCTGCGGATGCCCCGCCATGTCGAGAACGCCCAGAAGGTCGCCGAGTGGCTGGAGGCCGATCCCCGCGTGACCTCGGTCAGCCATTCCGGGCTGGCCTCGTCGCCCTGGCATGACCGCGCCAAGCGGCTGTATCCCAAGGGCGTGGGCGGGCTGTTCACCTTCTCGCTGAAGGGGGGCTATGACGCGGCGGTGAAGCTGGTCGGGAACCTCAAGCTGTTCAGCCATGTCGCCAATCTGGGCGATGCGCGCTCGCTGGTGATCCATTCCGCCTCGACCACCCACAGCCAGCTGAGCGACGAGCAGAAGATCGCCTCGGGTGCCGGGCCGGATGTGGTGCGGCTGTCCATCGGCGTCGAGGATGCGGACGATCTGATCGCCGATCTCGATCAGGCGCTGAGCGCGGCGAGCTGA
- the fdxA gene encoding ferredoxin FdxA: MTYIVTDNCIMCKYTDCVEVCPVDCFYEGENTLVIHPDECIDCGVCEPECPADAIRPDTEPEMEPWVEMNRKYAEQWPVITRKKDPMPGHEEMDGVPGKLEKYFSPNPGEGD, translated from the coding sequence ATGACCTATATCGTTACCGACAATTGCATCATGTGCAAATATACCGATTGCGTCGAGGTGTGCCCGGTCGACTGTTTCTATGAGGGTGAGAACACGCTCGTCATCCACCCGGACGAATGCATCGATTGCGGCGTCTGCGAGCCGGAATGCCCCGCCGACGCGATCCGCCCGGATACCGAACCGGAAATGGAGCCCTGGGTCGAGATGAACCGGAAATACGCCGAACAATGGCCGGTCATCACGCGCAAGAAAGACCCCATGCCCGGCCATGAGGAAATGGACGGCGTGCCTGGCAAGCTGGAAAAATACTTCAGCCCGAACCCCGGCGAGGGCGATTGA
- the hisC gene encoding histidinol-phosphate transaminase, giving the protein MSDLPGIRPQPGIMEIALYQGGAAHIAGRDSVVKLSSNENPYGPSDKAREAAVRATHQMHRYPVTDHLGLRTAIAEVHGIDPDRVICGAGSDEVLQFATQCFAGPGDEVIMTQHGFSMYPILTLAAGATPVVVAEQARRVDPDAVLAAVTPRTRIVFLTNPGNPTGTMLEADQLRHLAEGLPAHVLLVHDGAYAEFADDGFRADLDLVEAFPNVLATRTFSKIYGLGGLRIGWGYASPDLIGVMNRVRQPFNLSTVQLAAAEAAMRDRAHVERCRSENAKWRDWLTAALRDLGLGCDDSRANFVLARFPDQATAHACDDALKEDGLIVRRVGGYGLPEALRITIGDEAACRRVAHVIGRFMAERNRT; this is encoded by the coding sequence ATGTCCGACCTGCCCGGAATCCGTCCTCAGCCCGGCATCATGGAAATCGCGCTGTATCAGGGCGGTGCCGCGCATATCGCGGGCCGCGACAGCGTCGTGAAATTGTCCTCGAACGAGAACCCCTATGGCCCCTCGGACAAGGCGCGCGAGGCGGCGGTGCGCGCCACCCATCAGATGCACCGCTATCCCGTCACCGACCATCTTGGCCTGCGGACCGCGATTGCCGAGGTCCACGGCATCGACCCCGACCGGGTGATCTGCGGCGCCGGCTCGGACGAGGTGCTGCAATTCGCCACCCAGTGCTTTGCCGGGCCGGGGGACGAGGTCATCATGACCCAGCACGGGTTTTCGATGTATCCGATCCTGACGCTGGCCGCGGGCGCGACGCCGGTCGTCGTGGCCGAACAGGCTCGCCGCGTCGATCCCGATGCGGTGCTGGCGGCGGTGACCCCGCGCACGCGGATCGTGTTCCTGACCAACCCCGGCAACCCCACCGGCACCATGCTGGAGGCGGATCAGCTTCGGCATCTGGCCGAGGGGCTGCCCGCCCATGTGCTGCTGGTTCATGACGGCGCCTATGCCGAGTTCGCGGATGACGGCTTTCGCGCCGATCTGGATCTGGTCGAGGCGTTCCCGAACGTGCTGGCCACCCGGACATTCTCCAAGATCTACGGGCTGGGCGGGCTGCGGATCGGCTGGGGCTATGCCAGCCCGGATCTGATCGGCGTGATGAACCGCGTGCGCCAGCCTTTCAACCTGTCCACCGTCCAGCTTGCCGCCGCCGAGGCCGCGATGCGCGACCGCGCCCATGTCGAACGCTGCCGTAGCGAGAACGCGAAATGGCGCGACTGGCTGACCGCCGCCCTGCGCGATCTGGGGCTGGGTTGCGATGACAGCCGGGCGAATTTCGTGCTCGCCCGCTTCCCCGATCAGGCGACCGCCCATGCCTGCGACGACGCGCTGAAAGAGGACGGGCTGATCGTGCGCCGAGTCGGCGGTTACGGCCTGCCCGAGGCGCTGCGTATCACCATCGGCGACGAGGCCGCCTGCCGCCGCGTCGCCCATGTCATCGGCCGCTTCATGGCCGAAAGGAACCGCACGTGA
- a CDS encoding prephenate/arogenate dehydrogenase family protein, translated as MSVVYDKVALIGLGLIAGSISLAAREAGVAGRISGTSRSAKTRAAARDIGLVDEVADNAAGAVRGADLVILCVPVGAMGRAMAEIAPHLKPGAVVTDVGSVKQEVIAQVTPHLPDHVHFIPGHPLAGTEHSGPLSGFAELFQNRWWLLTPLPDCDPGELSRLRRFIRALGANIEDMDPAHHDLVLAVTSHTPHLIAYTMVGVADHLKRVTESEIIKYSAAGFRDFTRIAASDPTMWRDVFLTNKDAVLDILGRFTEELFVLQRAIRMGDGDQLHDYFTRTRAIRRGIIEAGQDTSAPDFGRSVKPTPPRSE; from the coding sequence GTGAGTGTCGTCTATGACAAGGTCGCGCTGATCGGGCTGGGGCTGATCGCGGGGTCAATCTCGCTCGCCGCGCGCGAGGCGGGTGTGGCCGGTCGGATCAGCGGCACCTCGCGCAGCGCCAAGACGCGGGCGGCGGCGCGCGATATCGGACTGGTGGACGAGGTCGCGGACAATGCGGCGGGCGCGGTGCGGGGCGCCGATCTGGTGATCCTCTGCGTGCCGGTGGGCGCGATGGGCCGCGCCATGGCCGAAATCGCGCCGCATCTCAAGCCGGGCGCGGTCGTCACCGATGTCGGCTCGGTCAAGCAAGAGGTCATCGCCCAGGTCACGCCGCATCTGCCCGATCATGTCCATTTCATCCCCGGCCATCCGCTGGCCGGGACCGAACATTCCGGGCCGCTGTCGGGCTTTGCCGAGCTGTTCCAGAACCGCTGGTGGCTGCTGACCCCCCTGCCCGACTGCGATCCGGGCGAGCTGTCGCGCCTGCGCCGCTTCATCCGCGCGCTTGGCGCCAATATCGAGGATATGGACCCCGCCCATCACGATCTGGTGCTGGCGGTGACCAGCCACACGCCGCACCTGATCGCCTATACGATGGTCGGCGTGGCCGATCACCTCAAGCGGGTGACGGAATCCGAGATCATCAAATACTCCGCCGCCGGTTTTCGCGACTTCACCCGGATCGCGGCGTCCGACCCGACCATGTGGCGCGACGTATTCCTGACCAACAAGGACGCGGTTCTGGATATCCTCGGCCGCTTCACCGAGGAGCTGTTCGTGCTGCAACGCGCCATCCGCATGGGCGACGGCGACCAGTTGCACGACTATTTCACCCGCACCCGCGCCATCCGCCGTGGCATCATCGAGGCCGGGCAGGACACCTCGGCCCCGGATTTCGGGCGCAGCGTCAAGCCGACGCCGCCGCGGTCCGAGTAG
- a CDS encoding monovalent cation:proton antiporter-2 (CPA2) family protein, with the protein MSDFLLVATVFLFTMIVAVPLSTRMGLGSVLGYLMAGIVIGPVLGVAGREMNDLQHFAEFGVVMMLFIIGLELEPRALWGMRKRLIGLGGVQILGTTGLIFGLVMAAGQEWQVALALGMILSVSSTAIVLQTLSEKNLMRFRGGRDAFAVLLTQDIAVIPMLALMPLLARSPGQAAAGEDSVGDAFMSQLPGWAAALVIVAAIATVILIGMYAIRPLFRFVHSARLREMNTIMALFIVVGIASLMSFVGLSPALGTFLAGVMLAGSEFRHELESQIEPFKGLLLGLFFITVGASMDFGLFAEMPGLVIAATLTLILAKAGVLHLIARFVGMAPRDRSLFTLSLAQAGEFGFVLISYSVALNVLPDRLAQGFLLVIAMSMLATPLLFIANDAISRRLAEASAENLDRIEPINEDRPVIIAGIGRFGQVVNRLVTYAGLKTTILDHDLKLIQTMRRFGFQGYFGDPTRPEILSAAGIDKAQIIVAAMDSPDSNVKLVKFAREKRPDIKIIARAHDRFTVYRLYAAGADHIVREMFDSSLRVGRYVLENAGFSEYEAHEAEAIFYKIDRASLRDLAQLWNPDIPTEQNEAYNARTRQINQQLEAALTERFAHGPAAGPIKPDEEIEPEDLLDN; encoded by the coding sequence ATGTCCGATTTTCTGCTCGTCGCGACAGTCTTCCTGTTCACGATGATCGTCGCCGTGCCGCTGTCGACGCGGATGGGGCTGGGGTCGGTGCTGGGCTATCTGATGGCCGGAATCGTCATCGGCCCGGTCCTCGGCGTGGCCGGGCGCGAGATGAACGACCTGCAGCATTTCGCCGAGTTCGGCGTGGTGATGATGCTGTTCATCATCGGGCTCGAGCTTGAACCGAGGGCGCTGTGGGGGATGCGCAAGCGGCTGATCGGGCTGGGCGGGGTGCAGATCCTTGGCACCACGGGGCTGATCTTTGGCCTGGTCATGGCGGCGGGGCAGGAATGGCAGGTGGCGCTGGCGCTGGGGATGATCCTGTCGGTCAGTTCGACCGCGATCGTGCTGCAGACGCTGTCGGAAAAGAACCTGATGCGCTTTCGCGGCGGGCGCGATGCTTTCGCTGTGCTGCTGACGCAGGATATCGCGGTCATCCCGATGCTGGCGCTGATGCCGCTGCTGGCGCGCTCGCCGGGGCAGGCGGCGGCGGGCGAGGATTCGGTGGGCGATGCCTTCATGTCGCAATTGCCGGGCTGGGCGGCGGCGCTGGTTATCGTGGCGGCCATCGCGACGGTGATCCTGATCGGCATGTATGCGATCCGGCCGCTGTTCCGCTTTGTCCACAGCGCGCGGCTGCGCGAGATGAACACCATCATGGCGCTGTTTATCGTCGTGGGCATCGCCTCGCTGATGAGCTTTGTCGGCCTGTCGCCCGCGCTCGGGACCTTTCTCGCCGGGGTGATGCTAGCCGGGTCCGAGTTCCGGCACGAGCTGGAAAGCCAGATCGAGCCGTTCAAGGGGCTGCTGCTGGGGCTGTTCTTCATCACCGTCGGCGCGAGCATGGATTTCGGGCTGTTCGCCGAGATGCCGGGGCTGGTCATTGCCGCGACTCTGACGCTGATCCTTGCCAAGGCGGGGGTGCTGCACCTGATCGCGCGCTTTGTCGGGATGGCGCCGCGCGACCGGTCGCTGTTCACGCTGTCCTTGGCGCAGGCGGGTGAGTTCGGGTTCGTGCTGATCTCGTATTCGGTGGCGCTGAACGTGCTGCCGGACCGGCTGGCGCAGGGGTTCCTGCTGGTCATCGCCATGTCGATGCTGGCCACGCCGCTGCTGTTCATCGCCAATGACGCGATCTCGCGCCGGCTGGCCGAGGCATCGGCCGAGAATCTGGACCGGATCGAGCCGATCAACGAGGATCGCCCCGTCATCATCGCGGGCATCGGGCGGTTCGGGCAGGTGGTCAACCGGCTGGTGACCTATGCCGGGCTGAAGACCACGATCCTCGACCACGATCTGAAGCTGATCCAGACCATGCGCCGCTTTGGCTTTCAAGGCTATTTTGGCGATCCGACCCGGCCCGAGATCCTGTCGGCGGCCGGCATCGACAAGGCGCAGATCATCGTCGCCGCGATGGACAGCCCCGACAGCAACGTCAAGCTGGTCAAGTTCGCCCGCGAAAAACGCCCCGATATCAAAATCATCGCCCGCGCCCATGACCGCTTTACCGTCTATCGGCTATATGCGGCAGGGGCCGATCACATCGTCCGCGAGATGTTCGATTCCAGCCTGAGGGTCGGGCGCTATGTTCTTGAAAACGCAGGATTTTCGGAATACGAGGCGCATGAGGCCGAGGCGATCTTCTACAAGATCGACCGGGCCAGCCTGCGCGATCTGGCGCAGCTGTGGAATCCCGACATCCCGACCGAGCAGAACGAGGCCTATAACGCCCGCACCCGCCAGATCAACCAGCAGCTCGAGGCGGCGCTGACCGAACGATTTGCCCACGGACCCGCCGCCGGGCCGATCAAGCCCGATGAGGAGATCGAGCCGGAAGACCTGCTGGACAATTAG
- a CDS encoding lysophospholipid acyltransferase family protein yields MADQELSRAAAGPQAAAGPTWQGAPPPDLPPVTVPGWLRVVRRGVPAVLVLGLGVPLLMLLRLIERPFTGLRRPVTGPFVQAVCRAVLFVIGLRWRRFGQPMRGPGAVVANHASWLDILVLNAAMPVFFVAKSEVASWPGINILTRVTDTHFVARDPRLAREQAAQFAARTRAGHRLLFFPEGTSSDGQRVLPFRPTLFQGFLAPDMPQGLAIQPVTLRYHAPAGADPRFYGWWGDMALGPHLLSVLSAPRQGRAQVTLHPPIPVAGHDRKSLSRQAEAAVRQGFAAA; encoded by the coding sequence ATGGCAGACCAAGAGCTGAGCCGCGCCGCGGCGGGGCCGCAGGCTGCGGCGGGGCCGACATGGCAGGGCGCGCCGCCGCCGGACCTGCCGCCGGTCACGGTGCCTGGCTGGCTGCGCGTCGTGCGGCGGGGGGTGCCGGCGGTGTTGGTGCTGGGGTTGGGCGTGCCGCTGCTGATGCTGCTGCGCCTGATCGAGCGGCCCTTCACCGGGCTGCGCCGCCCGGTCACCGGCCCCTTTGTCCAGGCCGTCTGCCGCGCCGTGCTGTTCGTCATCGGCCTTCGCTGGCGCCGGTTCGGCCAGCCCATGCGCGGGCCGGGCGCGGTGGTCGCCAATCACGCCAGCTGGCTGGACATTCTGGTGCTGAACGCCGCCATGCCGGTGTTCTTCGTCGCCAAGTCCGAGGTCGCGTCATGGCCCGGCATCAACATCCTGACCCGCGTCACCGACACGCATTTCGTGGCCCGCGACCCCCGCCTGGCCCGCGAACAGGCGGCCCAGTTCGCCGCCCGCACCCGCGCCGGCCACCGCCTGCTGTTCTTCCCCGAGGGCACCTCGTCCGACGGGCAGCGCGTCCTGCCCTTTCGCCCGACGCTGTTTCAGGGCTTTCTGGCGCCCGACATGCCGCAGGGCCTTGCCATCCAGCCGGTCACGCTGCGCTATCACGCGCCCGCCGGCGCCGATCCCCGCTTTTACGGCTGGTGGGGCGACATGGCGCTTGGCCCGCATCTGCTCAGCGTGCTGTCCGCCCCGCGTCAGGGTCGGGCGCAGGTGACGCTGCACCCGCCGATCCCGGTCGCGGGGCATGACCGCAAGTCCCTGTCGCGGCAGGCAGAAGCGGCGGTCCGGCAGGGTTTTGCCGCTGCGTGA
- the nth gene encoding endonuclease III, with the protein MPAPLPYQTQVAIFSRLRDANPAPVTELQHQNPYQLLVAVALSAQSTDAGVNRATEDLFDRIHTPQQMLELGQDGLTEAIKTIGLFRQKAQNVIRMSQILVDDYGGQVPSSRAALMSLPGVGRKTANVILNCVFGQPAQAVDTHIFRVCNRTRIAPGRDVDEVERGIEDNIPAEFQQNAHHWLILHGRYICQARRPRCPICPINDLCPYEEKTA; encoded by the coding sequence CTGCCCGCCCCCTTGCCCTACCAGACCCAGGTCGCGATCTTTTCGCGGCTGCGCGACGCCAATCCCGCGCCGGTCACGGAATTGCAGCACCAGAATCCCTATCAACTGCTGGTCGCGGTGGCGCTGTCGGCGCAATCGACCGATGCCGGCGTGAACCGCGCGACCGAGGACCTGTTCGACCGCATCCACACCCCGCAGCAGATGCTGGAGCTTGGGCAGGACGGGCTGACCGAGGCGATCAAGACCATCGGGCTGTTCCGGCAAAAGGCGCAGAACGTGATCCGCATGTCGCAGATCCTTGTCGATGATTACGGCGGTCAGGTGCCGTCCAGCCGGGCCGCGCTGATGTCGCTGCCGGGGGTCGGGCGCAAGACGGCGAATGTGATCCTCAACTGCGTCTTCGGCCAGCCGGCGCAGGCGGTGGACACCCATATCTTCCGCGTCTGCAACCGCACCCGCATCGCGCCGGGCCGTGATGTGGACGAGGTCGAGCGCGGGATCGAGGACAACATCCCGGCCGAGTTCCAGCAGAACGCCCATCACTGGCTGATCCTGCATGGCCGCTATATCTGCCAGGCGCGCCGCCCGCGCTGCCCGATCTGCCCGATCAACGATCTGTGCCCTTATGAGGAGAAGACCGCATGA
- a CDS encoding adenosine kinase, translated as MSGFDVIGIGNAVMDIIAPIPEADLAEIGVQKGIMQLVERERSEYLLAQQARRGRGQLVPGGSVANTLAGIGRMGLKTGFIGRVADDELGRSYAHETEAEGTRFINAPVPGGALPTSRSIILVTPDGERSMNTYLGISANLGPDDVDEAVFQGNKWLFLEGYLFDKPAGKSAFLAATDACHRAGGQAGIALSDPFCVDRHREDFRRLVAGSMDYVIGNAHEWEALYQTDLDEALRLAAADCRTVICTRSGESALLIRDGNRVEVPVHRVTPVDATGAGDQFAAGLIFGLASGIDLETAGRMGVMAASEVIGHVGARPERDLLTDFRAAGLI; from the coding sequence ATGAGCGGATTTGACGTCATCGGTATCGGCAACGCCGTGATGGACATCATCGCGCCCATCCCCGAGGCCGATCTGGCCGAGATCGGCGTGCAAAAGGGCATCATGCAGCTGGTCGAGCGTGAGCGGTCGGAATATCTGCTGGCCCAGCAGGCGCGGCGCGGGCGCGGGCAGCTTGTGCCGGGCGGCTCGGTCGCCAACACGCTGGCCGGGATCGGCCGGATGGGACTGAAGACCGGCTTCATCGGCCGCGTCGCCGATGACGAACTGGGCCGGTCCTATGCGCATGAGACCGAGGCCGAGGGCACGCGCTTCATCAACGCGCCGGTGCCGGGCGGGGCGCTGCCGACCTCGCGCTCGATCATTCTGGTGACGCCGGATGGCGAGCGGTCCATGAACACCTATCTGGGCATCTCGGCCAATCTCGGCCCGGACGATGTCGATGAGGCGGTGTTTCAGGGCAACAAATGGCTGTTTCTGGAAGGCTATCTGTTCGACAAGCCGGCCGGAAAATCCGCCTTTCTGGCCGCCACCGATGCCTGCCACCGGGCCGGCGGGCAGGCCGGGATCGCGCTGTCGGACCCGTTCTGCGTCGACCGCCACCGCGAGGATTTCCGCCGTCTGGTCGCCGGGTCGATGGATTACGTCATCGGCAACGCCCATGAGTGGGAGGCGCTGTATCAGACCGATCTGGACGAGGCGCTGCGGCTGGCGGCGGCGGATTGCCGGACCGTCATCTGCACCCGCTCGGGCGAGTCCGCGCTGCTGATCCGCGACGGCAACCGGGTCGAGGTGCCGGTCCATCGCGTCACCCCGGTCGATGCCACCGGGGCCGGCGACCAGTTCGCGGCCGGGCTGATCTTTGGCCTCGCCTCGGGCATCGATCTGGAAACCGCCGGGCGCATGGGCGTCATGGCCGCGTCCGAGGTGATCGGCCATGTCGGCGCCCGTCCCGAACGCGACCTGCTGACAGATTTCCGCGCTGCCGGCCTGATCTGA
- a CDS encoding CarD family transcriptional regulator produces MPKAKKSEFRPDDFVVYPAHGVGKIVSIDEQEVAGMKLEMFVISFEKDKMTLRVPTARATEIGMRGLASPDLVEQALTTLKGKARVKRAMWSRRAQEYEQKINSGDLLAIAEVVRDLHRSDDQREQSYSERQLYEAALDRLTREVAAVGGIDAAGAQKKVDEVLVARAA; encoded by the coding sequence ATGCCCAAGGCCAAGAAGTCCGAATTTCGTCCCGATGATTTCGTTGTCTACCCGGCGCATGGCGTCGGCAAGATCGTATCGATCGACGAGCAGGAAGTCGCCGGCATGAAGCTGGAAATGTTTGTCATCTCGTTCGAGAAGGACAAGATGACGCTGCGTGTCCCCACCGCCCGCGCCACCGAGATCGGCATGCGCGGACTGGCCAGCCCCGATCTGGTCGAACAGGCGCTGACGACGCTGAAAGGCAAGGCCCGCGTCAAGCGCGCCATGTGGTCGCGCCGCGCGCAGGAATATGAACAAAAGATCAACTCGGGCGATCTGCTGGCGATTGCCGAGGTCGTGCGCGACCTGCACCGCAGCGACGATCAGCGCGAGCAATCCTATTCCGAGCGTCAGCTTTACGAAGCCGCGCTTGACCGCCTGACCCGCGAAGTGGCCGCCGTGGGTGGCATCGACGCTGCTGGCGCGCAGAAAAAGGTCGATGAGGTGCTGGTGGCCCGCGCCGCCTGA
- a CDS encoding SIMPL domain-containing protein, producing the protein MNNSTAPALGGELETENLMPAQTSPIIRRLLAGGACAMLLTSPALAMPGQGKHHKMMGCSQPGMLTISGHGESRVAPDQLMISLGVTTEAPTAAEAMRANSERQTAVIDTLKQAGIGEDDIQTQGLTLNPMMNYPEDGTAPSINGYMAQNLLTVRVTDIARAGEVLDSIVGAGANEMQGIRFIRDDSQSTEDEALTRAVTNATHRASVMAEAAGVQLGPILRMGEPDNSMAPPAPVMMRAMDAGAENKSIPVEGGEVAFTADVEVTFALSGGDCAMPHWRGKNMRKPGQPGPKGGVAPTEMPVSPIPSAGMTGDAPAGQDQPASAMDEAKPADTAQPDAKAPVITPAPAGEAAPGADTSAAEAAPAATTPAADAPAADAPAADAPATDTPASDTPPGMADAPSDAAAQDAQPETPEADSGDAASDADAPSASNPVAPAN; encoded by the coding sequence ATGAACAATTCCACCGCCCCCGCGTTGGGCGGCGAGCTTGAAACGGAGAACCTCATGCCAGCCCAGACCTCACCGATCATCCGCCGACTGCTTGCCGGTGGCGCCTGCGCCATGCTGCTGACCTCGCCCGCGCTTGCCATGCCGGGCCAGGGCAAGCACCACAAGATGATGGGGTGCAGCCAGCCCGGCATGCTGACCATCAGCGGCCACGGCGAATCCCGTGTGGCACCCGACCAGCTGATGATCTCGCTGGGCGTCACGACCGAGGCGCCGACCGCGGCCGAGGCGATGCGCGCGAACTCGGAACGCCAGACGGCGGTGATCGACACGCTGAAGCAGGCCGGCATCGGCGAGGATGACATCCAGACCCAGGGCCTGACCCTGAACCCGATGATGAACTACCCCGAGGACGGGACCGCGCCCAGCATCAACGGCTATATGGCGCAGAACCTGCTGACGGTGCGGGTGACGGATATCGCGCGCGCCGGCGAGGTGCTGGACAGCATTGTCGGCGCGGGCGCGAACGAGATGCAGGGCATCCGCTTCATCCGCGACGATTCGCAATCGACCGAGGATGAGGCGCTGACCCGCGCCGTGACCAACGCCACCCACCGCGCCAGCGTGATGGCCGAGGCCGCCGGGGTGCAGCTTGGCCCGATCCTGCGGATGGGCGAGCCGGACAACAGCATGGCGCCCCCGGCGCCGGTGATGATGCGGGCGATGGATGCCGGGGCCGAGAACAAGAGCATCCCGGTCGAGGGCGGCGAGGTGGCATTCACCGCCGATGTCGAGGTGACCTTTGCGCTGTCGGGCGGCGACTGCGCCATGCCGCATTGGCGCGGCAAGAACATGCGCAAGCCGGGCCAGCCGGGGCCGAAGGGCGGGGTTGCGCCGACTGAAATGCCGGTCTCTCCCATCCCCTCTGCCGGGATGACGGGCGATGCCCCGGCCGGACAGGATCAGCCGGCGAGCGCGATGGATGAGGCCAAGCCCGCCGACACCGCGCAGCCTGACGCGAAAGCGCCTGTGATCACGCCGGCACCGGCGGGTGAGGCAGCGCCGGGGGCTGACACGTCTGCGGCCGAGGCTGCGCCCGCTGCGACCACTCCGGCGGCGGATGCGCCGGCTGCGGATGCGCCTGCGGCGGATGCGCCTGCGACGGATACTCCCGCGTCGGATACCCCTCCTGGAATGGCGGACGCGCCGAGCGACGCCGCGGCGCAGGACGCTCAGCCCGAGACTCCGGAAGCGGACAGCGGCGATGCGGCGAGCGATGCGGATGCGCCTTCGGCCAGCAACCCGGTCGCGCCTGCGAACTGA